One window from the genome of Montipora foliosa isolate CH-2021 chromosome 5, ASM3666993v2, whole genome shotgun sequence encodes:
- the LOC138004413 gene encoding hatching enzyme 1.2-like, translated as MFNGPLTQGKGTQNMSLKLVLTLLCFRFVESRSLGDERNDWSVHGHIVRVNEAQDDSQRRGLGDIPLEEEIVVANGDPYKRPGCELFEGDLCLDPGDEAVVKETDLKRNVILNNAKKLWPRKEVRYSVDHNLKHLRPKINDAIALLQDKTCLTFQEVDQSYTGDHIKMFQENGCWSKIGRSGGAQSLSLGRGCEYVGVVLHEVMHALGIWHEQSRHDRDKYVEVLWNNIQPGARKNFKKYDHGKVDSLGLPYDFESVMHYDRLLFSIDGKKPTIIARGRPWVKLGGQLRGTLTKNDIFEINALYDCNP; from the exons ATGTTCAACGGACCGCTAACTCAAGGAAAAGGGACacaaaacatgagtttaaagTTGGTATTAACTCTTTTGTGCTTTCGTTTTGTGGAGAGTCGGTCTTTAG GGGACGAAAGGAATGATTGGAGTGTTCATGGACATATTGTTCGAGTAAACGAAGCACAGGATGACAGTCAACGAAGGGGCCTGGGAGACATTCCTCTTGAAGAGGAAATAGTAGTTGCCAATGGAG ATCCTTACAAAAGACCCGGATGTGAATTGTTCGAGGGGGACTTGTGCCTAGATCCCGGGGACGAAGCTGTTGTCAAGGAAACAGATCTAAAAAGAAATGTCATTCTAAACAACGCAAAAAAGCTCTGGCCAAGAAAGGAAGTCCGCTATTCTGTTGATCATAACTTGA AGCATTTGCGACCAAAGATAAATGATGCCATCGCTCTATTGCAAGACAAGACCTGCTTAACATTTCAAGAAGTTGATCAGTCTTACACAGGCGACCATATCAAGATGTTTCAAGAAAATGG ATGTTGGTCAAAGATTGGGCGTTCCGGAGGGGCTCAGTCGCTTTCCCTTGGGAGAGGATGTGAGTACGTTGGTGTTGTTTTGCACGAAGTCATGCATGCCCTTG GAATCTGGCACGAGCAAAGTAGACATGACAGAGATAAATACGTGGAAGTTTTATGGAATAACATTCAGCCAG GTGCAAGAAAAAACTTCAAAAAGTACGACCATGGCAAGGTGGATTCTCTGGGCCTACCATACGACTTTGAATCAGTGATGCATTACGACAGACTTTTGTTCTCAATTGATGGTAAGAAGCCAACAATTATCGCACGAGGGCGACCCTGGGTGAAGCTTGGAGGACAACTGCGAGGAACTTTGACGAAAAACGATATTTTTGAGATCAATGCTCTGTATGACTGTAACCCCTAA